ACACGTCGAGGGCGTGCTGCAGGTCATCCGGGTACGGGCAGTCGATCTGCATCCACCGGCCATCGGCCGGGTGCCGGAATCCCACCGACACGGCGTGCAGCCACTGGCGGGTCAGGCCGAGCTTCTTCGACAGCGCCTCGTCGGCGCCGTACATCGGGTCGCCGCAGCACGGGTGGTTGAGCGCGGAAAAATGCACGCGGATCTGGTGGGTGCGGCCGGTCTCCAGGCCCACCTCCAGCAGCGTCGCCGGGGCGAAGGCCTCCAGCGTCTTGTAGTGCGTCACCGCGTGCTTGCCGTCGCGGCGCACCGCGAACCGCCACCCGGCCGACGGGTGCCGGCCGATCGCGGCGTCGATGGTGCCCGACGACGGGTCGGGGTGCCCCTGCACCAGCGCGTGGTACGTCTTGGTCACCTCGCGGTTCTTGAACGCCCGCTTGAGCACCGAGTACCCGCGCTCCGAGCAGGCCACCACCATCACGCCGGAGGTGCCCACGTCGAGCCTCTGCACGATGCCCTGGCGCTCGGGCGGGCCGGACGTCGAAATGCGGAACCCGGCCGCCGCCAGCCCGCCGATGACCGTCGGACCGGTCCAGCCGACGGACGGGTGCGCGGCGACGCCGACCGGCTTGTGCACGGCCACCAGATCGCTGTCGTGGTAGAGCACGTCCATGCCCTCGACGAGCTCTTCCTTGGGCATCAGGGGCGCCTGCACCTCGGGCAACAGCACCGACAGCCAGGCGTCCTCGTGCAGGCGGTCGGACTTGCCCACGGTCACGCCGTCGACCTGCACGTCGCCGGCCTCGGCCAGCTCGGCCGCCGCCGTGCGCGACAGCCCCAGAAGCTTGGCCAGCCCCGCGTCGACGCGCATGCCGGCCAGCCCCGGCGGCACGGGCATCTGCCTCGTCTCACGCATCGCGGTCACGCTCCCCCGTCATCTCGTCGACGTCGGAGGAGAACATGATCCACCCCGCCAACATGATCACGCCGACGGTGATCGCCGCATCGGCGAGGTTGAACACGGCGAAGCCGCGCACCGACAGGAAGTCGACGACGTGCCCGAAGTAGAACGACGGATCGCGGAACAGCCGGTCGATGAGGTTGCCGGCCGCACCGCCCGCGATGAGCCCCGCCGAGACCACGGGCCACGGGGTGCGCAGCCACTTGGATCCGGCGGCCACCGCGACGATGAATCCGATCTGGATGGTCGTGAACAGCCACGTCGACCCGGTGCCCATGGAAAACGCGGCGCCCGGGTTGCGCAGCAGGGTCAGCTGGAACCAGTCGCCGAGGATGTTCACCGGCGGTTGCCCCTCCAGCGCGTCGACGGCGACGACCTTGCTGACCTGGTCGATCACGGCCACGAGCAGGACGGTCGCCGCCAGCAGCCCGCGCTTGGGGCGCAGGGTGGCCCACCGCCGGGCGGGGGCGCGGTCGGGCGGGGAATTCGTCTCTGATCCTGTGGAGGGGGAATTGGTCACGCGCCCATCATCTCCCATGTCCCCCGTTCGGGGCCAACGGCCCTGCGACGGTAGCCTGGGCCAGGTGAAGATGCGTCGCCTTGCCCCCATGTTGCTCGCCGCCGGCCTGGTCCTGTCGGGCTGCGGCTCCGATCCCGCCCCCGAGACCGCCCCGGTTCCCCTCGAGCCCGCGAAGGTGACCCTGGTCGATGCGGGCCAGGGCACGTCCGACGTCGTCGCGTGGTCGGACGGCGGCAAGGAGCAGAAGACGTCGATCATCGTCACCCAGGGCTTCACCCAGAAGGCCGAGGGCCCGCGGGCGGACGGCTCCGCGGACACGACCACGCCGGACACCCGCCTGGAAATGCCGGTGACGGTGTCCACCTCGGGCTCCGGCGCGGACCGCGCCGCGGAGGCGAAGGTGGGCGTCCCCTTCGGCTCCAACGCCGCGCTCAACGACGACATCGCCACCGCCGAGGGCTTCGTGGCCAAGTGGAAGGCCGACGCCACCGGCCGCATGGCGGATCTGGAGGTCGGCGCCCCGGAAGACGCGACCGACACCGCCCGCGCGGGCACCGAGGCGGCGCTGCTGCAGTGGGCGCGCCTGCCCATCGTCTTCCCGGCCGAGCCGATCGCGGCGGGCGCGGTGTGGAAGGTCGACGCCCACCTCGGCGGCGATTCCTCCCTCACCCAGACGCTGACCTACACGCTGCGGTCCCGCGAGGGCGACCGCGTCGAGCTCGGCGTCGTCGTCGACCAGACCCCCACCGTCACGGAGCTCGATTCCGGCGAGGGCGTGACCCTGCGCGTGGTCGAATCCAGCACGGAGACGCGGTCCGGGAACCTGACCATCGACCTCGATTCGCCGCTGCCGACGGCCGGCCTCATCGACTACGTCACCACGGTGACCTACGGCGACGGCGAGGACGCCGATTCCGGCACCCGCATCGTCCAGCAGACGCACCGCGCCGTGCAGTTCGGCAAGTAGGCGTCCCGGGCGCCGCACGAGTGGGACGAAGCCGGGCCGGACGAGCCGACGCAAGCAGAGACCGGCCGAACGCGCGGGAGGGCCCCGCATCCCATCGGGGATGCGGGGCCCTCTCCCATTCGCGGTGCTTTCGCGTGCGCAGGACTCCGCGTCTGCCTTCCTTTGCGTCCGCCTTGCTTTGCGACGCCCGCGGTCCAGCCCTTCCGGCCGGAACCCGACGGCGCCGCGGAGCCGGTCAGCCCGGCTGGCCCTCCGGAGCCGGGGGCGCCGGCGGGGCCTCGGGGGCCGGGGCGTCGGCCGGCGGGGCCGGAGGAGCCGGGGGCGCCGGCGGGGCTTCGGGGGCCGGCGGCGCGGGCTCGGCGGGCGGGGCGTCCGGCGCGGCCGGAGCACCCTCGGCCGGCGGCGGCGGGGGCTGGACGCCCTGCGGCAGGCACATCGGCGGCACCTGGTCCGGGGCGACGTTCTTCACCAGCTCACACGCCCACGTCCGCGACAGCTTCCACTTGCCGTCGACGTTGCGGAACTCCACGCTCTCGATCAGCTGCGGCGGCTGCTCCGGCAGGATGAAGTTGACGCCGGCCAGCACGGAATCGGGCGTGTAGCCCGGCAGAACCGGCTCGACGACCTCGAGGGTGGCCCCCGACTCCTGCTTGGAGCGGGTCATCACGTCGAAAAGCTCCGCGGCCTCCTCGCCGTTCTCGACCGTCTGCGCCTTCTCCTCGACGGGCAGGTTCGGGTCGGTCGCGCGGGCCAGGATGTCGTTGAGCTCCATGGCCGTGGGGAACGCCGCGACTTCGGAAGCCGACGTCGTGGGGGTCGTGCTGGACTCTTCGGTGCCCTTGCCATCATCGCCGCACGCCGCAAGCGTCAGTGCGGTGGCGCCCGCGACCAGGGTCGCGGTCAGACTGCGGTGGAACTTCATTTCACTCCTCATCGGGCCCGGGCTGCGGCGGTGAGCCGGCCCCGGGGTCCTTTGGCGGTGGTTGCCGGTTGATCGGTACGCCCGGCGATTCTACACCCGACCGCACCTCCGTAGAGTGGTGCGCATGTCCGACACCGATGCCGCACCCGCCCGCCTCGTCGTCCTGACCACCGGCGGAACGATCGCCTGCACCAGCGACCGACAGGGCCATCTGCTGCCCACCCTGGACGGGGAATCCCTCGTCCGGCCGATCGCCGACCGATTCCCCTCCGGTTCCGTCGACGTCGAGGTCCGCGAGATCGCCCACATCGACTCCGCCTCCATGACCCTGGCGGAGGTCGACGAGCTCAACGCCGTCATCCACGAGATCCTCGCAGACCCCGGCGTCGACGGGATCGTGGTCACCCACGGCACCGACTCGATGGAGGAGACCGCGATGGCCGTGGACGTCTTCCTCGACGACCAGCGCCCGGTGGTGTTCACCGGCGCCCAGAAGCCCGCCGATCACCCGGAGGCCGACGGGCCGAACAACCTCTTCGAGGCGATGGTCGTGGCCATGGACGCCTCGGCCCGCGGCATCGGCGCGCTCATCGTCTTCGGCCACGCGGTGCTGCCCGTGCGCGGCGCCGTGAAGTGGCACACCACCGACGAGCTCGGATTCGCCACCAACGCCCCGGAGGACCCGGTGCGCCCGGCCGCCCTGCCCCTGAAGGAGCTGGCCGACGTCCGCGTCGACATCGTCCCCGCCCACGCGGGTGCCGACGGCGCGTTCGTCGACGCCGCGATCGACGCCGGGGCTCGGGGTCTGGTCGTGGAGGGCATGGGCGCCGGCAACGTCGGCACCGCGATGGCCGCGGCGATCGGCCGGGCGATCGAGGCCGACATCCCCGTCGTCATGTGCACCCGCGTGCCCCGCGGCGACGTCCACGGCACCTACGGCGGCGTCGGGGGCGGCGCGACCCTGGCGGCGCGCGGCGTCGTCGGCGCGGGCTGCGTCCACGCCCCGCAGGCGCGCATCATCCTCGCCGCCGCCATCGCCGCCGGCGTGCACCCCCAGACGTTGTTCTAGGCGCGTGCACCCCCGGACTCCGTTCCAGGCTTCGGGCCCGTCTAGGCGTCGGGCCCCGGCGGGCGCGGCGCACCCGGCGGGTCCGACTTCGGCGGCTGGTCCGCCCATTCGGCGGCGTCGTCGTGCTCCGAGAACCAATCCTCCCAGTCGAGGCTGCACAGCGGCGAGCATTCCCGCAGGTCCGGATCGTTTTCATCGAGGCTGATGCCGCGCCCCGGCCCCGTCGACCGCGATTCGAACCGCACCGACACCACGCCGTGGCCCGACCCCTGCACCCACCCGTGGCCGTACTCGGGGTGGTGGACGTCGGAGGTCGGCGCCCACTTCGAATCCGAGGCGCGGAACGTCGGCAACGTGCCGTCGCCGGTCAGCTCGACCAGGCCGGCGGGCATGTCCGCCAACCCCGGCACGGCGTCCTCCACGATCTGGCCGCGATCCAGCTCGGGGAACAGCACCTCCTGCATCGTCGCGTCGAGCCCGGACAGCCCCACGCCGACCAGCCGCACGGGGCCGATCGACGCGGGGTCGAACGCCAGCCGGTGGGCCACCGACAGCAGCGTCTCCGCGTCCTGGGTGGCGTAGGGCAACGTCTCGGACCGCGTGTGCAGGCTCAGATCGGCGAGCCGGACCTTGACGGTGATCGTGCGCGCGCCGCGGCCGTCGGAAAGCAGCCGGCCGTGCGATTTCCGCCCGGCGCGCTCGATGGCCGAATGCATCTGCGCCGTCGATTCCAGGTCGCGCGGGTACGTGTACTCGGCCGAGATGGACTTCGCGATGTCCCGTTCCTTCACCGGCCGATCGTCGATCCCGCGCGCCAGCAGCTGCAGCGCCGGCCCGACGGTGCGGCCCAGGGTGATCTCGACGTCGCGGGGTTCCAGCGCGGCGAAATCCGCGATGGTTTCCACGCCCTGCGCCTTCAGCTTGGCTTCGGTCACCGGGCCGACGCCCCAGAGCTTTCCGACGGGCAGCGGGTCGAGCAATTCATGCTGCCGCGATTTTTCGATGATGTACACGCCATCGGGTTTCGCCAGCCCGGAGCCGATCTTGGCGAACTGCTTGCCAGGACCCGCGCCGATGGACGAGGGCAGACCCGTCTCGGCGCGGATGTCGGCGCGCAGCCGCTGGGCCCACTCCTCCACCGTCGCGGCGTCGGCGCCGGCCAGCTCGGCGGGCTCCATGAACGCCTCGTCGACGCTGAGCTGCTCCACCACGGGCACGCGCTCGCGGATGACGGAAAACACCCGCCGGGACACCGGGCCGTAGATGCCCTTCCGCGGGCCGACGACCACGGCGCCCGGCGGCATGAGTCGGCGGGCCTGCATCATCGGCATGGCCGAATGGGCGCCGTGGGCGCGCGCCTCATAGGAGCACCCCGCGACCACCCCGCGGCCGGAAACGCCCCCGACCAGGACCGGCCTGCCCCGCAGCGTCGGCCGGGTCAACTGTTCGACGGACGCGTAGAACGCGTCCATGTCGATGTGCAGGACCCAGCGATGCATGACTGCCCAGCATAGGGGGCGGCCACCGCTCAGGCGGCGTCGGCCTCCCCGCCTGCGGCGGCCACCTCACCGCCTGCGGCGTCGGTCACCCGATCCACGGTAGCCACCTCACCAGTCGAGCCGGCCGCCTCTCCGTCCGCCGCCGCGCCTTTCCTCTTCGGCCGCACATGCGACCGCGCGGCCAGCAGCGACAGCGCGTACTCGACGGCCACCGGCGGCACGTCCATGGCATCGGCCACGCCCAGGATCACGTCCTTGGCCCACGACGCCGGCACCGCCCTGCCCAAACCCAGGAAACGCAGCACGCGCGCCCCCGGGTCCAGCACGTCGGAGCCCGCGAGCAGGCGCAGATGGCAGAACGAGGTCTCCCCCAGCCCGTGGACCCCCAACCACTCGTTGCGCAACGCGATCGGGCTGATGCGCAGGCGCCGGCGGAAGCTCTCCAGGCCGACGATGCCGGCGTCGTCGAGGACCGTGGCGGCCTCCTCCGCGATGATGGTCTTCAACCTGCCCGCGATGCGGTTGCGGGGGAACACGGGCCGGCGCGCCCCGGGTTCGCCCTCCACGACGCGGACCGGCCCCGCCCCGGTCAGCCCGGGCAGATTGCGCAGCGCCACGGCCAGATCCCACGCCGTGACCGCGGCGATGCCCTCCTCCACCTGCCAATGCCGCCACCGATCGACGACGCGGTCGACGTCGACGCTGCGGGCGCGGACCGAAAACACCGCGTCGATGACGCATTCGGCGATGTCCGCCCGCCGCGCCCACGTCCAGGGCCAGTTCTTCCCCGGCCCGAACTCCTCCCCGAGCAACCTCGCCACCGCGTCGACGGTGCCCAGGTACTCGACCTCCTCCAGCTTCGGAGCGTCCTCCATCCCCCGATTCCCCCTCATGATCCGCGGGGCCGGCCCGTCCGGCGCCCGATGACCCGAACGCTACGGCCACCGCCTCCCGCATGCTGCGCGGGAGGCGGTGGCCGTGGGGCGATTGTGGATCGATCGGGTGCCGTGGACTACTCCGCTGAAGCCTTGGCGACGTCGGCGGTGCAGCCGTCGCCCAGATCATGGGCCAGGGCGCCGCCGTCGACGGTCACCTCGAAGGACGTCGCCAGCACCTCGCCGGCGATGAGGTCCCTGTGGCGCTCCGCCCACTCGGCGCGCTCGGCGGGAACGGCCATGGTCACCGAGATCCGGTCGGTGATCTCCAGGCCGGATGCCTTGCGGGCGTCCTGCAGGCCGCGGATCCGGTCGGCGGCCCAACCGCGGGCCTCCAGCTCCTCGGTGACGGTCATGTCCAGCACGACCAGGCCGTCCACGCCGTCGACCTCGGCGGTGGACTCGGCGTTCTCCGCCACCAGTCGGCGGGTGTACTCGCCCTCCTCCAGGGCGATGCCGCCGGCGACGACCGTGCCGTCGACGACCTCGTAGTCGCCGGACTTCACGGCCTTGATGACCTTCTGCACGTCCTTGCCCAGGCGCGGGCCCGCGGCGCGGGCGTTGACGGCGACCTCGAAGCGGCCGACGGACGCGACGTCCTCGGTCAGCTCCACGTCGTCGACGTTGACCTCGTCGCGGATGATGTCCTTGAACGGCTCCAGCGCGTCCGCGTCCGGGATGGCCACGGTCAGCTTCGG
This genomic stretch from Corynebacterium hansenii harbors:
- the lspA gene encoding signal peptidase II; the protein is MAATVLLVAVIDQVSKVVAVDALEGQPPVNILGDWFQLTLLRNPGAAFSMGTGSTWLFTTIQIGFIVAVAAGSKWLRTPWPVVSAGLIAGGAAGNLIDRLFRDPSFYFGHVVDFLSVRGFAVFNLADAAITVGVIMLAGWIMFSSDVDEMTGERDRDA
- a CDS encoding asparaginase, whose product is MSDTDAAPARLVVLTTGGTIACTSDRQGHLLPTLDGESLVRPIADRFPSGSVDVEVREIAHIDSASMTLAEVDELNAVIHEILADPGVDGIVVTHGTDSMEETAMAVDVFLDDQRPVVFTGAQKPADHPEADGPNNLFEAMVVAMDASARGIGALIVFGHAVLPVRGAVKWHTTDELGFATNAPEDPVRPAALPLKELADVRVDIVPAHAGADGAFVDAAIDAGARGLVVEGMGAGNVGTAMAAAIGRAIEADIPVVMCTRVPRGDVHGTYGGVGGGATLAARGVVGAGCVHAPQARIILAAAIAAGVHPQTLF
- a CDS encoding DNA polymerase IV — encoded protein: MHRWVLHIDMDAFYASVEQLTRPTLRGRPVLVGGVSGRGVVAGCSYEARAHGAHSAMPMMQARRLMPPGAVVVGPRKGIYGPVSRRVFSVIRERVPVVEQLSVDEAFMEPAELAGADAATVEEWAQRLRADIRAETGLPSSIGAGPGKQFAKIGSGLAKPDGVYIIEKSRQHELLDPLPVGKLWGVGPVTEAKLKAQGVETIADFAALEPRDVEITLGRTVGPALQLLARGIDDRPVKERDIAKSISAEYTYPRDLESTAQMHSAIERAGRKSHGRLLSDGRGARTITVKVRLADLSLHTRSETLPYATQDAETLLSVAHRLAFDPASIGPVRLVGVGLSGLDATMQEVLFPELDRGQIVEDAVPGLADMPAGLVELTGDGTLPTFRASDSKWAPTSDVHHPEYGHGWVQGSGHGVVSVRFESRSTGPGRGISLDENDPDLRECSPLCSLDWEDWFSEHDDAAEWADQPPKSDPPGAPRPPGPDA
- a CDS encoding RluA family pseudouridine synthase, with the translated sequence MRETRQMPVPPGLAGMRVDAGLAKLLGLSRTAAAELAEAGDVQVDGVTVGKSDRLHEDAWLSVLLPEVQAPLMPKEELVEGMDVLYHDSDLVAVHKPVGVAAHPSVGWTGPTVIGGLAAAGFRISTSGPPERQGIVQRLDVGTSGVMVVACSERGYSVLKRAFKNREVTKTYHALVQGHPDPSSGTIDAAIGRHPSAGWRFAVRRDGKHAVTHYKTLEAFAPATLLEVGLETGRTHQIRVHFSALNHPCCGDPMYGADEALSKKLGLTRQWLHAVSVGFRHPADGRWMQIDCPYPDDLQHALDVLRAQ